Proteins encoded in a region of the Rutidosis leptorrhynchoides isolate AG116_Rl617_1_P2 chromosome 9, CSIRO_AGI_Rlap_v1, whole genome shotgun sequence genome:
- the LOC139868729 gene encoding uncharacterized protein: MTSGAQTNDNNTIPNITLSAEQFQILLAAAQGNHSNGNNGQQNLPKTCSYKDFSNCKPPSYKGTEGPVELTRWFEKLESIFRMCNYADVDRVKFATGSLYGGALTWWTAYSQTVGLDAANAIPWTVLKRMMTDKYCPRNQVQKMESEFWELKVKGTDIEAYTNRFLELVTLCPDMVPTEHKKIEHYVEGLPDEIQGNVIAAGKETVDGVILMAQNLVMAKRRKLATNKQTEVKAADNKRKFEPAQSSGQGSNKRHHHGRCTVECSRCKKIGHLAKNCKVVLPATNTPAAKTDPTVPTCYGCGEVGHFRNQCPKNKTATAGNAKGRAFVMTTEEAREEDEVIMADKNFKINLLPVELGSFDVVVGMDWLTPLRAGYQAILANVKKVEPEEKRIEDVPVVTEFPEVFPEELPGLPPQRQVKFQIDLTPGAAPIAKVAVMVILDQFTFAVRLSVSFALRKWLSGYQAAHGLME, translated from the exons atGACTAGTGGTGCGCAAACAAATGACAACAACACTATTCCCAACATCACTCTCTCTGCCGAGCAATTTCAGATACTTTTAGCTGCCGCCCAGGGCAACCACAGCAATGGCAACAACGGTCAACAGAATCTCCCCAAAACTTGTTCATACAAGGATTTCTCAAATTGCAAACCTCCAAGCTATAAaggaactgagggaccggttgaaCTAACCCGGTGGTTCGAAAAACTTGAGTCTATTTTCAGGATGTGCAATTATGCCGATGTTGATCGCGTTAAGTTTGCTACAGGATCTTTATATGGCGGTGCATTAACTTGGTGGACCGCATACTCTCAAACTGTGGGACTTGATGCTGCAAATGCCATCCCATGGACTGTCCTAAAAAGAATGATGACGGACAAGTATTGTCCAAGAAATCAGGTCCAGAAAATGGAaagtgagttctgggaactcaaggtaaagggtactgacattgaggctTATACCAACCGTTTCTTAGAGTTGGTTACATTGTGCCCTGACATGGTACCTACGGAACACAAGAAGATTGAACATTATGTAGAAGGTCTGCCTGATGAGATTCAGGGTAATGTCATAGCTGCTGGTAAAGAGACCGTCGATGGTGTGATATTGATGGCTCAAAATTTGGTAATGGCGAAAAGAAGGAAGCTCGCCACTAATAAGCAAACCGAAGTAAAAGCTGCTGATaataaaaggaagtttgagcctgCTCAGAGTTCGGGTCAGGGTTCAAACAAAAGG CATCATCATGGGAGGTGCACTGTTGAGTGCAGTAGGTGTAAGAAGATTGGCCACTTAGCCAAGAACTGTAAGGTTGTGCTGCCTGCAACCAACACTCCAGCTGCAAAGACTGATCCAACCGTGCCTACTTGTTACGGTTGTGGGGAAGTTGGGCATTTCAGAAACCAGTGCCCTAAGAACAAGACTGCAACAGCGGGTAATGCTAAGGGTAGAGCATTTGTCATGACTACCGAAGAGGcccgtgaagaagatgaagttataATGG CTGACAAAAACTTTAAGATCAACTTACTGCCAGTcgaattaggaagctttgatgtagttgTAGGGATGGATTGGCTAACCCCGTTgagagct GGGTATCAAGCCATCTTAGCTAATGTTAAGAAAGTCGAACCGGAAGAGAAACGAATTGAAGATGTTCCGGTGGTTACAgaatttcctgaagtttttcctgaagaactccctggtctcccacCTCAAAGACAAGTCAAGTTTCAAATCGATCTAACTccaggtgctgcacctattgcaaag